One window from the genome of Desulfovibrio legallii encodes:
- a CDS encoding pyridoxamine 5'-phosphate oxidase family protein, whose product MQERMREHQLSEAQTAALLRAAEVGHLGTVGAGGFPYVTPVHFVLLEGRIYIHGLAKGTRLQNLRENPRVCFETAGPHSYLQAETPCDTNTAYQSVIVLGTATVVEAREKKIRALEALVAKYTPQHVGKTFPENMLKMTAVVEITFLEVTGKYYA is encoded by the coding sequence ATGCAGGAAAGGATGCGGGAACACCAGTTGAGCGAAGCGCAGACGGCGGCGTTGCTGCGCGCGGCGGAGGTAGGGCATCTGGGCACCGTGGGGGCGGGGGGCTTCCCCTATGTGACGCCCGTGCATTTTGTGCTGTTGGAAGGGCGCATCTATATTCACGGTCTGGCCAAAGGGACCAGGCTGCAGAATCTGCGGGAGAATCCGCGCGTCTGTTTTGAGACGGCGGGCCCGCACAGCTACCTGCAGGCGGAAACGCCCTGCGACACCAATACGGCCTACCAGAGCGTCATCGTCCTGGGCACGGCAACGGTGGTGGAGGCGCGGGAAAAGAAGATCCGCGCGCTGGAGGCGCTGGTGGCCAAGTATACGCCGCAGCATGTGGGCAAAACGTTTCCTGAAAACATGCTCAAAATGACGGCGGTAGTGGAGATCACCTTCCTGGAAGTTACCGGGAAGTACTATGCCTGA
- a CDS encoding P-II family nitrogen regulator, with the protein MKEVIAIIRPNKVTATRKALDRLGFPCMSAVAVLGRGKQRGIADEVAVQISPIVRGLGSFKGMPYVPKRLLSIVVPDAMTDKVVDTIIKVNQTGDIGDGKLIVCPVEDALRVRTGETGEAAIA; encoded by the coding sequence ATGAAGGAAGTCATCGCCATTATCCGCCCCAACAAGGTTACGGCCACCAGGAAGGCCCTGGACCGGCTCGGCTTCCCCTGCATGAGCGCCGTGGCCGTGCTGGGGCGCGGCAAGCAGCGGGGCATAGCCGACGAGGTGGCCGTGCAGATCAGCCCCATCGTGCGGGGCCTGGGCAGTTTCAAGGGCATGCCCTATGTGCCCAAGCGCCTGCTCTCCATCGTGGTGCCCGATGCCATGACGGACAAGGTGGTGGACACCATCATCAAAGTTAACCAGACAGGCGACATCGGCGACGGCAAGCTCATCGTCTGCCCGGTGGAAGACGCCCTGCGCGTGCGCACGGGCGAAACGGGCGAAGCGGCCATAGCGTAA
- the anfG gene encoding Fe-only nitrogenase subunit delta, giving the protein MADGSATNPQVEAIIDYIMKKCLWQFHSRAWDRERQNAGVMGQTTQILCGETPDLSTPENRCYWVDAVIMAKNLQQQHAWLRAMGAEEIRKLMSATKERLDYLTIHGSLNQELTDPKY; this is encoded by the coding sequence ATGGCAGACGGAAGCGCCACCAACCCACAGGTTGAAGCCATCATCGACTACATCATGAAGAAATGCCTCTGGCAGTTCCATTCCCGCGCCTGGGACCGGGAGCGGCAGAATGCGGGCGTCATGGGCCAGACCACGCAGATCCTCTGCGGTGAAACCCCGGACCTGAGCACGCCGGAAAACCGCTGTTACTGGGTGGACGCGGTCATCATGGCCAAAAATCTGCAACAGCAGCACGCCTGGCTCCGGGCCATGGGCGCGGAAGAGATCCGCAAACTTATGTCCGCGACCAAGGAACGGCTGGACTACCTGACCATCCACGGTTCGTTGAACCAGGAACTGACGGACCCCAAATACTGA
- a CDS encoding gamma-glutamylcyclotransferase family protein, whose translation MDITTAFTRYGRPDRQYCFAYASNMHPEQIGARCATPRMVTVARLSDHTLAFFGKNRVWDGGMETVVAAPGREVWGVLYELTFGDAASLDIWCGARLDGGGVYFHYPVRLLDASGGRHAAVLYKKDVQGPPVPPSREYLAYILSGAAARGLPAAYLAQLKNLSAAPARYPVPRAGGIARGVLQEATCATCAG comes from the coding sequence ATGGACATTACCACGGCTTTTACGCGTTATGGACGGCCAGACAGACAGTACTGCTTCGCCTACGCATCCAACATGCACCCGGAGCAGATAGGCGCGCGTTGCGCAACCCCGCGGATGGTGACCGTGGCGCGGCTTTCGGACCACACGCTGGCTTTTTTCGGCAAAAACCGCGTCTGGGACGGCGGTATGGAAACCGTGGTCGCCGCGCCGGGGCGCGAGGTCTGGGGCGTGCTCTACGAGCTCACCTTCGGCGACGCCGCCAGCCTGGACATCTGGTGCGGCGCGCGCCTGGACGGTGGCGGCGTGTATTTTCACTATCCGGTGCGGCTCTTGGACGCGAGCGGCGGCAGGCATGCGGCGGTGCTGTATAAGAAGGACGTGCAGGGCCCGCCTGTGCCGCCCAGCCGGGAGTATCTGGCCTATATTCTTTCCGGCGCGGCGGCGCGGGGGCTGCCTGCCGCCTACCTGGCCCAACTGAAAAATTTGTCGGCTGCGCCTGCGCGCTACCCCGTGCCCAGAGCGGGGGGAATTGCGCGCGGCGTGCTGCAAGAAGCTACCTGCGCAACGTGCGCCGGGTAA
- the anfK gene encoding Fe-only nitrogenase subunit beta — protein sequence MSCQIMEKERAGIINPIFTCQPCGAQYASIGIEDCIAIVHGGQGCVMFVRLLFAQHFKDNFEIASSSVHEDGAVFGATGRVEQAVDVLLMRYPDVKVVPIISTCSTEVIGDDIDGVVTKLNNGLLKEKYPDREVHLIPIHTPSFVGSMISGYDVAVHDIVAHFAAKGEPNGKLNLFTGWVNPGDVKELKHLLSLMDVDATVLFEIESFDSPLLPDKTGKSHGSTTIADLQGTANAVGTIALNRYEGGRAATYLEKEFGLPTVIGPTPIGIRNTDVFLKRVQQLTGKPITPALVHERGVAIDAITDVTHMFLADKKVAIYGNPDLVIGLAQFCLDLEMKPVLLLLGDDNAHYADDPRLKEMVEKVDFNMTVVTNADLWELDGRLKRKELELDLILGHSKGRWAAMDNNVPMLRVGFPTYDRAGLYRYPVMGYAGATWLAENMANTLFTDMEYKKNKEWILNVW from the coding sequence ATGTCGTGTCAAATAATGGAAAAGGAACGGGCCGGCATCATCAACCCCATCTTTACCTGTCAGCCCTGCGGCGCGCAGTACGCCAGCATCGGTATTGAAGACTGCATCGCCATCGTCCACGGCGGCCAGGGCTGCGTCATGTTTGTGCGTCTGCTCTTTGCCCAGCACTTTAAGGACAATTTTGAAATCGCCTCCTCTTCCGTGCACGAGGACGGCGCGGTGTTCGGCGCCACGGGCCGGGTGGAACAGGCCGTGGACGTGCTGCTTATGCGCTACCCGGATGTGAAGGTGGTGCCCATCATCAGCACCTGCTCCACAGAGGTCATCGGCGACGATATCGACGGCGTGGTCACCAAGCTCAACAACGGCCTGCTCAAAGAGAAGTATCCGGACCGCGAGGTGCACCTCATCCCCATCCACACCCCCAGCTTTGTGGGCAGCATGATCAGCGGCTACGACGTGGCCGTGCACGACATCGTGGCCCACTTCGCCGCCAAGGGCGAACCCAACGGCAAGCTCAACCTCTTTACCGGCTGGGTCAACCCCGGCGACGTAAAGGAGCTCAAGCACCTGCTCAGCCTTATGGACGTGGACGCCACCGTGCTGTTTGAGATAGAGAGCTTCGATTCGCCCCTCCTGCCGGACAAGACCGGCAAATCCCACGGCAGCACCACCATTGCGGATCTGCAGGGCACGGCCAACGCCGTGGGCACTATCGCCCTCAACCGCTACGAGGGCGGCAGGGCGGCGACCTATCTGGAAAAGGAATTCGGCCTCCCCACCGTCATCGGCCCCACGCCCATCGGCATCCGCAATACGGACGTCTTTCTGAAGCGGGTGCAGCAGCTCACGGGCAAGCCTATCACCCCGGCCCTGGTGCACGAGCGCGGCGTGGCCATCGACGCCATTACCGACGTGACCCACATGTTCCTGGCCGACAAAAAAGTGGCCATTTACGGCAATCCCGATCTGGTCATCGGCCTGGCCCAGTTCTGCCTGGATCTGGAAATGAAGCCCGTGCTGCTGCTCCTGGGCGACGACAACGCCCACTATGCGGACGACCCGCGCCTCAAAGAAATGGTGGAGAAAGTGGACTTCAACATGACCGTGGTCACCAACGCCGACCTCTGGGAGCTGGACGGCCGCCTCAAGCGCAAGGAGCTGGAGCTGGACCTCATTCTGGGCCACTCCAAGGGCCGCTGGGCCGCCATGGACAACAACGTGCCCATGCTGCGCGTGGGCTTTCCCACCTACGATCGCGCCGGCCTCTACCGTTACCCCGTCATGGGCTACGCCGGGGCCACCTGGCTGGCGGAAAACATGGCCAATACCCTGTTTACCGACATGGAATATAAGAAGAATAAGGAGTGGATCCTCAACGTCTGGTAG
- a CDS encoding SpoIIE family protein phosphatase, with amino-acid sequence MKTLPPDASLFLYTDGLNETMNARQEAYGNERMLRLLAGLPRRYPEALIALTARAVAAHTGGATPSDDLVMLCLHFRGNATPRETAC; translated from the coding sequence ATGAAGACCCTGCCGCCCGACGCCAGTTTGTTTTTGTACACCGACGGTCTTAACGAAACCATGAACGCCCGCCAGGAAGCCTACGGCAACGAGCGCATGCTCCGCCTGCTGGCCGGCCTGCCGCGCCGCTATCCTGAAGCCCTCATTGCTTTGACGGCCAGAGCCGTGGCCGCCCATACCGGCGGCGCCACCCCTTCCGACGATCTGGTCATGCTCTGTCTGCACTTTCGCGGCAACGCAACCCCCAGGGAGACCGCATGCTGA
- the anfD gene encoding nitrogenase iron-iron protein, alpha chain: protein MPYHLFKCSECIPEREQHAVVKGEGEDLTSCLPLGYLNTIPGTISERGCAFCGAKHVIGTPMKDVIHLCHGPVGCTYDTWQTKRYISDDGNFQLKYTFASDMKEKHVVFGAEDQLRNSIKEAFRAFPHIKRMTIYQTCASALIGDDMNALAQEIMDEMPDVDIFVCNSPGFAGPSQSGGHHKINIAWINQKVGTFEPEIKSRYVINYVGDYNIQGDVEVMCDYFRRMGIQVLSVFTGNGRYDDLRSMHRAQLNVLECARSAEYICNELRVRYGIPRLDIDGFGFEMLSESLMKVALFFGLEKEAQAIIDEETARWKPEFDWYAKRLKGVKVCLWPGGSKLWHWAHIIEKEMGLDVVSIYSKFGHQGDFEKGVARVKPGTLAIDDPNELEGLEAMEDWKPDIIFTGVRPGEVAKKVRVPYLNAHAYHNGPWKGYEGWVRFARDIYNAVYSPIHQLSGIDISKDDFPLDCGFMTQKLVCGRDITDENGEREYTGTYDCVTPLRGKEYPPYPEPLSEAV from the coding sequence ATGCCATACCATCTTTTTAAATGCAGCGAATGCATCCCGGAGCGGGAGCAGCACGCCGTGGTCAAGGGCGAGGGCGAGGATTTGACTTCCTGTCTGCCCCTTGGCTACCTCAACACCATCCCCGGCACCATTTCCGAGCGAGGTTGCGCCTTCTGCGGGGCCAAGCACGTCATCGGCACGCCCATGAAGGACGTGATCCACCTCTGCCACGGGCCCGTGGGCTGCACCTACGATACCTGGCAGACCAAGCGCTACATCAGCGACGACGGCAACTTCCAGCTCAAGTACACCTTCGCTTCGGACATGAAGGAAAAGCATGTGGTCTTCGGCGCTGAAGACCAGCTGCGCAACAGCATCAAAGAGGCCTTCAGGGCCTTCCCGCACATCAAGCGCATGACCATCTACCAGACCTGCGCCTCGGCCCTTATCGGCGATGACATGAACGCCCTGGCCCAGGAAATTATGGACGAAATGCCCGATGTGGACATTTTTGTCTGCAATTCTCCGGGCTTTGCCGGGCCCAGCCAGTCCGGCGGCCACCACAAGATCAACATTGCCTGGATCAACCAGAAGGTGGGCACCTTTGAGCCGGAGATAAAGAGCCGCTACGTCATCAACTATGTGGGCGACTACAATATCCAGGGCGACGTGGAAGTCATGTGCGACTACTTCCGGCGCATGGGCATCCAGGTGCTTTCCGTGTTCACGGGCAACGGCCGTTACGACGACCTGCGCTCCATGCACCGCGCTCAGCTCAATGTGCTGGAGTGCGCCCGCTCCGCAGAATACATCTGCAACGAGCTGCGCGTGCGCTACGGCATCCCTCGGCTGGATATCGACGGCTTCGGCTTTGAGATGCTCAGCGAATCCCTCATGAAGGTGGCGCTCTTCTTCGGCCTGGAAAAAGAAGCTCAGGCCATCATCGACGAAGAGACAGCCCGCTGGAAGCCGGAATTCGACTGGTACGCCAAACGGCTCAAGGGCGTGAAGGTCTGCCTCTGGCCCGGCGGCTCCAAGCTCTGGCACTGGGCCCACATCATTGAGAAGGAAATGGGCCTGGATGTGGTTTCCATCTACTCCAAGTTCGGCCACCAGGGCGACTTTGAAAAAGGCGTGGCCCGCGTCAAACCGGGCACCCTGGCCATCGACGACCCCAACGAGCTGGAAGGCCTGGAAGCCATGGAGGACTGGAAGCCCGACATCATCTTTACCGGCGTGCGGCCGGGCGAGGTGGCCAAAAAAGTGCGCGTGCCCTACCTCAACGCCCATGCTTACCACAACGGCCCCTGGAAGGGCTACGAGGGCTGGGTGCGCTTTGCCCGCGATATCTACAACGCCGTGTATTCGCCCATCCACCAGCTTTCGGGCATAGACATCAGCAAAGACGACTTCCCCCTGGACTGCGGCTTCATGACCCAGAAGCTGGTCTGCGGCAGGGACATTACAGACGAAAACGGCGAACGGGAATACACGGGCACATACGACTGTGTCACGCCCCTGCGCGGCAAGGAGTATCCGCCTTATCCCGAACCCCTTTCAGAGGCGGTGTAA
- a CDS encoding formyltransferase family protein, with translation MRILILSKYDIQGCCNLNQLFALLSPCHSLRALLSDDLLPEERGNPHADCCTWHDRDFLKNAFFPLLDQAAPPADAALLTFQGLERRYNTPVRLLEHGRHNDQMLAALEEFRPDLVYACRFDYILPAFVLERMQGRCINTHSGPLPQCRGPNASFWAMRLGYRQTACSLHRITPHIDCGPLLAGVPVPLDYSRCLFWNRQRIYRAGIAAFGTVLSRLAKGEQPPEREQNPTLRRYYAFPDAAAFQAFTEAGKKLYDAASYLEILARFLPSAAPGPQLPGGSLAAWYAAASREAGLHALCAAHRGVYA, from the coding sequence ATGCGCATCCTGATCCTGAGCAAATACGACATCCAGGGCTGCTGCAATCTCAACCAGCTCTTCGCGCTGCTGTCGCCCTGCCACAGCCTGCGGGCGCTGCTTTCCGACGACCTGCTGCCGGAGGAACGCGGCAACCCCCACGCCGATTGCTGCACCTGGCATGACCGGGACTTTCTGAAAAACGCCTTCTTCCCCCTGCTGGATCAGGCCGCCCCGCCGGCGGACGCGGCCCTGCTGACCTTCCAGGGCCTGGAGCGCCGCTACAACACGCCCGTGCGCCTGCTGGAACACGGCCGCCACAACGACCAGATGCTGGCCGCGCTGGAAGAGTTCCGCCCCGATCTGGTCTATGCCTGCCGCTTTGACTACATCCTGCCCGCATTCGTGCTGGAGCGCATGCAAGGCCGCTGCATCAACACCCATTCGGGGCCCCTGCCCCAATGCCGCGGGCCCAACGCCTCTTTCTGGGCCATGCGCCTGGGCTACAGGCAGACAGCCTGCTCCCTGCACCGCATCACGCCCCACATCGACTGCGGCCCGCTGCTGGCGGGCGTGCCCGTGCCCCTGGACTACAGCCGCTGTCTGTTCTGGAACCGACAGCGCATCTACCGGGCAGGCATTGCCGCCTTCGGCACCGTGCTGTCCCGCCTGGCCAAAGGCGAACAGCCGCCGGAGCGGGAACAGAATCCAACGCTGCGCCGCTACTATGCCTTCCCCGATGCGGCCGCCTTTCAGGCCTTCACAGAGGCAGGCAAAAAGCTATACGATGCCGCAAGCTACCTGGAAATTCTGGCCCGCTTTCTGCCTTCCGCCGCACCTGGGCCCCAGCTGCCCGGCGGGAGCCTTGCAGCATGGTACGCCGCGGCCTCACGGGAGGCGGGGCTGCATGCCCTGTGCGCGGCCCATCGTGGAGTGTACGCATGA
- a CDS encoding sigma-54-dependent Fis family transcriptional regulator: protein MCSPTVIDAHCAPDPCRGRIIALLLEVGRLLAEQDDIVAALDRLLAYMQHEMGMRRGMISLLHRESGHVFVYRSVGMTPSEQDRGVYHLGEGIIGRVVETASPMVVRAIGDEPAFLNRTGSVALESDKRMSFICVPIALGRKVLGAISASRLYASDAALRKHVDVLTVMAQMLAHAVELYLVEHVDRVEWEKRTRLLLSELKERFHPSNMIGTSRAIQAVYDLIRKVSPTRTTVLLLGESGVGKEMVANALHYGGLTPGGPFIKCNCAALPESIVESELFGHEKGSFTGAGFRKGRFEAADGGTIFLDEVGELSLGVQAKLLRLLQERRFERVGGNVSIPVDIRIIAATNRDLAAMVAQGAFREDLFYRLNVFPLTIPPLRERGDDVVALAEHFLALYAQEAEKNITGIAASAMGMLLRHSWPGNVRELENVIHRAVILADDSVLHAHDLPLELQQPDGKSSERPGLESRLASIEYDMLVEALRRCRGNTTRAAEILGLTRRSMGLRMKRFNLTYRQFRQEG, encoded by the coding sequence ATGTGTTCCCCTACCGTTATTGACGCCCACTGCGCGCCGGACCCCTGCCGGGGCCGGATTATTGCCCTGTTGCTGGAGGTGGGGCGGCTGCTTGCGGAGCAGGACGACATCGTGGCCGCCCTGGACCGCCTGCTGGCCTATATGCAGCACGAAATGGGGATGCGCCGGGGCATGATCAGCCTGCTGCATCGGGAATCGGGGCATGTTTTTGTTTACCGCAGCGTGGGGATGACGCCTTCGGAGCAGGACCGGGGCGTGTACCACCTGGGCGAGGGCATTATCGGCCGGGTGGTGGAAACGGCCAGCCCCATGGTGGTGCGCGCCATCGGCGACGAGCCCGCGTTTCTGAACCGCACGGGCAGCGTGGCCCTGGAATCGGACAAGCGCATGTCCTTCATCTGCGTGCCCATTGCCCTGGGGCGCAAGGTGCTGGGGGCCATCAGCGCCAGCCGCCTGTACGCCAGCGACGCGGCCCTGCGCAAGCATGTGGACGTGCTTACGGTTATGGCGCAGATGCTGGCCCACGCCGTGGAGCTGTACCTGGTGGAGCATGTGGACCGGGTGGAGTGGGAAAAGCGCACCCGCCTTTTGCTCAGCGAGCTCAAGGAGCGCTTCCATCCTTCCAACATGATCGGCACCTCCCGCGCCATACAGGCGGTGTACGACCTTATCCGCAAGGTTTCGCCCACGCGCACCACGGTGCTCCTCCTGGGGGAAAGCGGCGTGGGCAAGGAAATGGTGGCCAACGCCCTGCACTACGGCGGGCTTACGCCCGGCGGGCCCTTCATCAAGTGCAATTGCGCTGCCCTGCCGGAAAGCATTGTGGAAAGCGAGCTCTTCGGCCACGAAAAGGGCTCCTTCACCGGGGCGGGCTTTCGCAAGGGGCGGTTTGAAGCCGCCGACGGCGGCACGATTTTTCTCGATGAGGTGGGCGAGCTCTCCCTGGGCGTGCAGGCCAAGCTGCTGCGCCTTTTGCAGGAGCGCCGCTTTGAGCGGGTGGGGGGCAACGTCAGCATCCCCGTGGATATCCGGATTATTGCCGCCACCAACCGGGATCTGGCGGCCATGGTGGCCCAGGGCGCCTTCCGGGAAGACCTTTTTTATCGGCTCAACGTGTTCCCCCTCACCATACCGCCCCTGCGGGAGCGGGGGGACGACGTGGTGGCCCTGGCCGAGCATTTTCTGGCCCTGTACGCCCAGGAGGCGGAAAAGAACATCACGGGCATCGCGGCCTCGGCCATGGGCATGCTGTTGCGGCATTCCTGGCCGGGCAACGTGCGGGAGCTGGAGAACGTCATCCACCGCGCCGTGATCCTGGCGGACGACAGTGTGCTGCACGCCCACGATCTGCCGCTGGAGCTGCAGCAGCCCGATGGCAAAAGCAGCGAGCGCCCCGGCCTTGAATCCCGCCTGGCGTCCATTGAATACGACATGCTGGTGGAGGCCCTGCGCCGGTGCCGGGGCAATACCACCAGGGCGGCCGAGATCCTGGGGCTGACCCGCCGCAGCATGGGCCTGCGCATGAAGCGCTTCAACCTCACCTACCGTCAGTTCCGGCAGGAGGGCTAG
- a CDS encoding ABC transporter substrate-binding protein, protein MLIPFRLLRSLCAARAFRCVAALVLALSASGIFAPAPAAAQEKTCRIAYLEAGPFWLYAKTLAAFKAALNGPQGCRILYPEDLHVSLGWRGSPQDLEGQARRLFAAGPDLILAAGTDAVRALLAVNDGRTPILGLALADPLAAGFMKAPAQSVAPNFTCEVVPDRWKNMYRVFHDVIGFKKLGVMYPAGPTGKVYGGVDDALAVAQEASFSVLEAVIPDESAAACRKGIEDLHQRGADAFFIGPLNCFDWSSADPTPLLDLLISYGMPTFARDGSIFVQGGALMGFSTWDFSPTGRRLAQAAMRILSGTPPAQVHLTGTSEPLIALNLETARKLGFNLPFDVLVVADEIYATTSKPDLR, encoded by the coding sequence ATGCTGATCCCCTTCCGCCTTCTCCGTTCCCTTTGCGCGGCCCGCGCCTTCCGTTGCGTTGCGGCGCTGGTTCTTGCGCTGTCTGCGAGCGGCATTTTTGCCCCCGCCCCCGCGGCCGCACAGGAAAAAACCTGTCGCATTGCATACCTGGAGGCCGGCCCTTTCTGGCTCTACGCCAAAACCCTGGCCGCCTTCAAAGCTGCCCTGAACGGACCGCAGGGCTGCCGCATCCTCTATCCGGAAGACCTGCACGTCAGCCTTGGCTGGCGGGGTTCGCCTCAGGATCTGGAGGGCCAGGCCCGCCGCCTGTTCGCCGCCGGGCCGGACCTCATCCTGGCCGCAGGCACCGACGCCGTGCGCGCTCTGCTGGCGGTTAACGACGGCCGCACCCCCATTCTGGGGCTGGCCCTGGCAGACCCGCTGGCCGCGGGCTTCATGAAAGCCCCTGCCCAATCCGTGGCCCCCAACTTTACCTGCGAGGTGGTGCCCGACCGCTGGAAAAACATGTACCGCGTCTTCCACGACGTCATCGGCTTCAAGAAGCTGGGCGTCATGTACCCGGCCGGCCCTACCGGCAAAGTCTACGGCGGCGTGGACGACGCCCTGGCCGTGGCGCAGGAGGCCAGCTTCAGCGTACTGGAAGCCGTCATCCCCGACGAATCCGCCGCCGCCTGCCGCAAAGGCATTGAAGATCTGCACCAACGCGGGGCCGACGCCTTTTTTATCGGGCCGCTGAACTGTTTCGACTGGTCCTCTGCGGACCCCACCCCCCTGCTCGACCTGCTGATCAGCTATGGCATGCCCACCTTCGCCAGGGACGGATCCATTTTTGTGCAGGGGGGAGCCCTCATGGGCTTTTCCACCTGGGATTTTTCACCTACAGGCCGCCGCCTGGCCCAGGCCGCCATGCGCATCCTTTCCGGCACACCGCCCGCGCAGGTCCATCTGACAGGCACAAGCGAACCACTCATTGCCCTCAACCTGGAAACGGCCCGCAAGCTGGGCTTCAACCTCCCCTTTGACGTTCTGGTGGTGGCTGATGAAATCTATGCAACCACGAGCAAGCCGGACCTGCGCTGA